AATTCTCGGCCTCTACCTGCACTGATGGCGATTTTGCGCAACGAACGTGTTGCCAGATCTGTGAATGCAACGTAGCTTTTCCATCATCAGAAACAGCGGGCCGAGAGAGCGCGCTACATAAACAGGAGAGAACCATGCAGAAGTTCGACACCCCCGCCCCGATCTCCACCGTCCTCGACATCCCCTCCGGACACATCCGGTTCATCGCCGCCGACCGGGACAACACCACCGTCGAGATCCTGCCCGCCAACGCCTCCAAGAGCCGTGACGTGAAGGCCGCCGAGGAGATCACCGTCACCTACACCGACGGCGTCCTGCGCATCGAGGCCGCACCGGCCAAGAACCGGATCCTCGGCTCGTCCGGGTCGGTGGAGGTGACGGTCCAGCTGCCCGCCGGCTCGCGTGTCGAGGCGAAGGCTGCCAGCGCCGAACTCCGCGGCGTCGGACGCCTCGGCGACGTCTCCTTCGAGGGCGCGCAGGCCACGGTCAAGATCGACGAGGCCGCGAGCGCCCGTCTGACCCTGATGTCGGGTGATGTCTCGCTCGGCCGTCTGGGCGGGGACGCGCAGATCAGCACCAAGAAGGGCGACCTCCAGATCGCCGAGGCCATGCGCGGCACGGTCACGCTGCGCACCGAGGCCGGCGAGATCACGGTCGTTGCCGCCCGCGGAGTCTCCGCCGCTCTGGACGCCGGCACCACCTACGGCCGGATCAACAACTCGCTCCAGAACACCGGCGGCACCCCGGACCTGAACATCCACGCCAGCACCTCTTACGGCAACATCACCGCCCGCAGCCTCTAAAGGGAGCACCCCACCATGACCAACCTGGCCATCGCGGCGAACGAGCTGCGCAAGTCCTACGGCGACAAGAGCGTGCTGGACGGCATCGACCTGAACGTTCCGGAGGGGACGATCTTCTCCCTCCTCGGGCCGAACGGCGCCGGGAAGACCACCGCCGTCAAGATCCTCTCGACTCTGATCACCCCGGACGCCGGTGAGATCCGCGTCGGCGGCCACGACCTGGCCGCCGATCCGCAGGCCGTGCGTGCCGCGATCGGTGTCACCGGGCAGTTCTCCGCCGTCGACGGCCTGATCACCGGCGAGGAGAACATGCTCCTCATGGCCGACCTCCACCACCTCTCCAAGAGCGAGGGGCGGCGGGTCGCCGCCGAACTGCTCGAGCGCTTCGACCTGGTGGAGGCCGCCAAGAAGCCCGCAGCCAGCTACTCCGGCGGCATGAAGCGGCGCCTCGACATCGCCATGACCCTGGTCGGCAACCCGCGCATCATCTTCCTCGACGAACCCACCACCGGACTCGACCCGCGCTCCCGCCACAACATGTGGCAGATCATCCGCGAACTCGTCACCGGCGGCGTCACCGTCTTCCTCACCACCCAGTACCTCGAGGAGGCGGACCAGCTCGCCGACCGCATCGCCGTCCTCAACAACGGCAAGATCGCAGCCGAAGGCACCGCGGAAGAGCTCAAGCGGCTCATCCCCGGCGGACACGTGAAGCTGCGGTTCTCCGACCCGGCCGCCTACCAGGCCGCCGCCGCTGTGCTGGGCGAGGTCGCCCGTGATGACGAGGCGCTGGCGCTGCAGATCCCCAGCGACGGCAGCCAGCGCGACCTGCGCTCCGTCTTGGACCGGCTGGACGCCGCCGGCATCGAGGCGGACGAGCTCACCGTCCACACCCCCGACCTCGACGACGTGTTCTTCGCCCTCACCGGCGCCACCGTGCCCAGCCAGACCACCGAGGCCAAGGAGGCCGTCCGATGAGCTCCCTCTCCCTCGCCCTGCGCGACTCGTCCACGATGCTGCGCCGCAACCTGCTGCACGCGCGCCGCTACCCCTCGCTGACGCTGAACCTGCTGATGACCCCGGTCATGCTGCTGCTGCTCTTCGTCTACATCTTCGGTGGCGCGATGAGCGGCGGCATCGGCGGCGGCGGTCGCGACGAGTACATCGCCTACATCGTGCCGGGCATCCTGCTGATGACCATCGGCAGCACCGTCGTCGGCGCCGCGGTGTCCGTCTCCACCGACATGTCCGAGGGCATCATCGCCCGCTTCCGGACGATGGCGATCCACCGCAGCTCCGTCCTCATCGGGCACGTCGTCGGCAGCGTCCTGCAGTCGATCGCCAGCGTGGTCCTCGTCGGCCTCGTCGGCGTGGCCATCGGCTTCCGCTCCACCGACGCCTCCGTCCTGGAGTGGCTGGCGGCCTTCGGCCTCATCGCCCTCTACGCCCTGGCGCTCACCTGGATCGCGGTCGGCATGGGCATGGCCAGCCCCAACGCCGAGGCGGCCAGCAACAGCGCCATGCCGCTGATCCTCCTGCCCCTCATCTCCAGCGCGTTCACGCCCATCGACTCGATGCCGGGCTGGTTCCAGCCCATCGCCGAGTACCAGCCCTTCACGCCGGCCATCGAGACCCTGCGCGGCCTGCTGCTCGGCACCGAGATCGGCAACAACGGCTGGCTCGCCCTCGGCTGGTCCGTCGCCCTCATCGCACTCGGTTACCGCTGGTCCACGGCGCAGTTCAAGCGCGACCCCAAGTAGGCGACGTGAGCGCGCGGTCTGCCTCCCGCAGCCGCCCCCGTCCACCCTGAGGGCGGCGTACCCGACAGCACGTCGGCGTACGCCGCCCTCACTCGTGCACAGCACGCCCTGCGAGCCCGGGGCGGCGGACATGGTCGGGCTGGAACTCCCGCAGCACACCGATCCGCTTCCTCACGTATCTCGTCCAGACGGTCCTCGAGCTGACCGACCTGCTCGCGGTGAGCGTTCGAGCTCGGCTCGCTGCATCAAGCGGTCAGGTCGGACGTCTGAAGGTCTCCGACAGGAACGACTGCGCGGTGCGTCCGGCAGGATGGGTGCGTGCTGACGATCAGATCTGTGGTGCTGGGTGTCTCGGATGTGCCGCGTGCGGCCGCTTTCTGGACGGAGGCTCTGGGGTATCTGCCGCGCGGGGAGATCGAAGAGGACTGGGTCGTGTTGATGCCGGCAGCGGGGGCCGGGGTCCAACTGGCGCTCGGGCTGAGTGAGACACCGGTTCAGGAGCATCCGCGGGTCCACCTGGACCTGTACGCGGACGACGCCGCCGAGCAGGCCGCCGAGGTGGATCGGCTGGTGTCCTTGGGTGCTCAGCGGGTGGAGTGGGACCTGTACCCGCAGGACCCTGACTTCGTCGTGCTCGCCGACCCCGACGGCAACCGGTTCTGCGTCATCGACGCCAGCCGCAGCTGACACGGCCCCGGGAGAGGTCCTGGCCCGCCGCGCGCACGGTACTTCCGGCCCCAACCGGCGCGGGTTCATCGGTCCATCGGGGTGGCGCCCGTCGCGGTGACGGACAGCTCCCAGAGCCGTGCGGCCGAGTCGGGGTTGATGGCGTACTCGCGGACGCCGCCGTCGTCCATCGGCGTGTTGGGGCCGGAGACACACGTGCGACGTCGCAGTCTTCGAAGTAGAGTCCGCCGCGGTCGTCGAGGAGTGGGGACGTGGCTGCCCACACACCGGTGGCGTCGCCCTGGGAGGGCGTCTTGAAGTCGGCGCCGATCACGTTGCCGTGTGCGTCCACCCATCCGCGTTCGATCGTTCCTGAAGCGGCATCTCCGCTATAGAGCTCGCAGGCGCGATTTCGGGTCGGCGTGCCGGAACGATGACGTGGGCCCCGGCGGCCGTGAGGGCCCGGGTGGTTTCCAGGCCGAGTCCGGAGTAGCCCCTGGTCACGACGGCGCTCGTGCCGG
The window above is part of the Streptomyces sp. NBC_01296 genome. Proteins encoded here:
- a CDS encoding VOC family protein, which translates into the protein MLTIRSVVLGVSDVPRAAAFWTEALGYLPRGEIEEDWVVLMPAAGAGVQLALGLSETPVQEHPRVHLDLYADDAAEQAAEVDRLVSLGAQRVEWDLYPQDPDFVVLADPDGNRFCVIDASRS
- a CDS encoding ATP-binding cassette domain-containing protein — protein: MTNLAIAANELRKSYGDKSVLDGIDLNVPEGTIFSLLGPNGAGKTTAVKILSTLITPDAGEIRVGGHDLAADPQAVRAAIGVTGQFSAVDGLITGEENMLLMADLHHLSKSEGRRVAAELLERFDLVEAAKKPAASYSGGMKRRLDIAMTLVGNPRIIFLDEPTTGLDPRSRHNMWQIIRELVTGGVTVFLTTQYLEEADQLADRIAVLNNGKIAAEGTAEELKRLIPGGHVKLRFSDPAAYQAAAAVLGEVARDDEALALQIPSDGSQRDLRSVLDRLDAAGIEADELTVHTPDLDDVFFALTGATVPSQTTEAKEAVR
- a CDS encoding ABC transporter permease, translated to MSSLSLALRDSSTMLRRNLLHARRYPSLTLNLLMTPVMLLLLFVYIFGGAMSGGIGGGGRDEYIAYIVPGILLMTIGSTVVGAAVSVSTDMSEGIIARFRTMAIHRSSVLIGHVVGSVLQSIASVVLVGLVGVAIGFRSTDASVLEWLAAFGLIALYALALTWIAVGMGMASPNAEAASNSAMPLILLPLISSAFTPIDSMPGWFQPIAEYQPFTPAIETLRGLLLGTEIGNNGWLALGWSVALIALGYRWSTAQFKRDPK
- a CDS encoding DUF4097 family beta strand repeat-containing protein, whose translation is MQKFDTPAPISTVLDIPSGHIRFIAADRDNTTVEILPANASKSRDVKAAEEITVTYTDGVLRIEAAPAKNRILGSSGSVEVTVQLPAGSRVEAKAASAELRGVGRLGDVSFEGAQATVKIDEAASARLTLMSGDVSLGRLGGDAQISTKKGDLQIAEAMRGTVTLRTEAGEITVVAARGVSAALDAGTTYGRINNSLQNTGGTPDLNIHASTSYGNITARSL